Below is a window of Streptomyces qaidamensis DNA.
CCCGCGCCACGTGCGACGGGGCTGCCGGCACTGACCCGGAGAACCTCAACCCATGAAGGTCAAGCCGAGCGTCAAGAAGATCTGCGACAAGTGCAGGGTGATCCGCCGTCACGGCCGGGTCATGGTCATCTGCGACAACCCGCGCCACAAGCAGCGCCAGGGCTGACGCACGACCGATCCCTCTGCATCCATCGCAGAGATTCGCGCGACG
It encodes the following:
- the rpmJ gene encoding 50S ribosomal protein L36: MKVKPSVKKICDKCRVIRRHGRVMVICDNPRHKQRQG